The Phyllopteryx taeniolatus isolate TA_2022b chromosome 9, UOR_Ptae_1.2, whole genome shotgun sequence genome contains a region encoding:
- the smug1 gene encoding single-strand-selective monofunctional uracil-DNA glycosylase 1 — MLNGSAMAGGNGDERESEERVWKWTPDQQNTASSPSCRLLKLELELNAHLRGLSFGEPVRYVYNPLEYAWETHSCYVEKYCQTGQSFLFLGMNPGPFGMAQTGVPFGEVNSVVDWLKITGEVGRPDDEHPKRRISGLACTQSEVSGARFWGFFRKLCGEPAAFFRHCFVHNLCPLIFMSSSGKNLTPPELNAREREELLRLCDIALCQAVEALGVSMVIGVGRVAEQRARRALSAAGMDVRVEGIMHPSPRNPLANKGWESVAKAKLAQLGVLPLLSNNTWQESSHTQESS, encoded by the exons atgttaAATGGCAGCGCGATGGCGGGGGGTAATGGAGACGAGCGGGAATCGGAGGAGCGAGTATGGAAGTGGACCCCGGATCAGCAGAACACTGCGTCGAGCCCTTCATGCAGGTTGCTGAAGCTCGAGCTGGAGCTCAACGCGCACCTCCGTGGGCTCAGCTTCGGAGAGCCCGTCCGCTATGTGTACAACCCACTGGAGTACGCGTGGGAGACGCACAGCTGCTACGTGGAAAAGTACTGCCAGACGGGCCAGAGCTTCTTGTTTTTAGGCATGAATCCTGGACCGTTCGGCATGGCCCAGACGGGG GTTCCCTTTGGCGAAGTGAACTCAGTAGTTGATTGGCTGAAGATCACGGGGGAGGTCGGTCGCCCTGACGACGAGCATCCAAAGCGTCGCATAAGCGGCCTGGCCTGCACTCAGAGCGAAGTGAGTGGCGCCCGCTTCTGGGGCTTCTTCAGAAAGTTGTGTGGCGAACCGGCGGCATTCTTCCGCCACTGTTTCGTGCACAACCTTTGCCCTCTCATTTTCATGAGCAGCAGCGGGAAGAACCTAACCCCACCTGAGCTCAACGCCCGTGAGCGTGAGGAGCTCCTCCGCCTGTGTGACATTGCCCTGTGCCAAGCCGTGGAGGCCCTGGGTGTCTCCATGGTGATCGGTGTGGGCAGGGTGGCGGAGCAGCGGGCACGTCGCGCTCTTTCCGCAGCTGGTATGGACGTGCGAGTGGAGGGCATTATGCATCCTTCGCCCAGGAACCCTCTGGCCAATAAGGGCtgggagagtgtggctaaagCGAAGCTAGCACAACTGGGCGTCCTCCCGTTGCTTAGTAACAACACATGGCAAGAATCCTCCCACACTCAGGAAAGTTCATAA
- the calcoco1b gene encoding calcium-binding and coiled-coil domain-containing protein 1b: MEKQYPQSAVVFRNVGQRYFPQTRVECHYSVTSAHQWSSSDWIGIFKVGWSSLSEYHTYSWSLVPEGYTEGSDVDCCALFHASYLPRPSTVEYHFVYVHKMGKVCGQSRPFTFCAPKPLDELETLREERDEEDGDDEEEELLLVVPRAQLLQSELEECLREKAELQQAVLEAKQEIEEERRSSTKAKEEWETERDTMKEEIHQLCQNLTHKCDALKKVEGKHKDVESCQENLNSELSQLMAEKVHSQQQIKDLEDEVKVLTEREKERNVELERLKEILMKLSSQIKHDEEKRKLLQVEHEATQTEVRGLQSRLDSSERLAEGLRGELRELGIRQGHAHAELHQSRLQVAQLGLQLSEEKLLLREERANWALEREAFRSAAQADQQKVEDLRSEVQRKEEQLQAEFWSESDSNRMQADQHSDKKQLMVPALVDPVFSELMGSIMW; encoded by the exons ATGGAGAAACAATATCCCCAGTCTGCGGTGGTCTTTCGAAATGTGGGTCAGCGCTACTTCCCCCAAACCCGAGTAGAGTGTCACTACAGCGTGACTTCGGCTCATCAGTGGAGCAGCAGTGACTGGATTGGCATCTTTAAG GTGGGCTGGTCATCCCTTAGCGAGTACCACACATACTCATGGTCGCTTGTCCCTGAAGGCTACACTGAAGGAAGCGATGTTGACTGCTGTGCACTTTTTCACG CCTCCTACCTGCCTCGCCCCAGCACAGTGGAGTACCACTTTGTCTACGTGCACAAGATGGGGAAAGTTTGCGGCCAAAGCCGACCGTTCACCTTCTGCGCCCCCAAACCTCTGGATGAGCTGGAGACCTTGAGAGAGGAACGAGATGAGGAAGATGGagacgacgaggaggaggagctgctCCTGGTGGTCCCCAGAGCTCAGCTGCTCCAG AGTGAGCTAGAGGAGTGCTTGAGGGAGAAGGCAGAGTTGCAGCAGGCTGTGCTGGAGGCCAAACAGGAAAtagaggaggagaggaggagcagcacaaaAGCAAAGGAGGAGTGGGAGACCGAAAGGGACACGATGAAGGAGGAGATTCACCAGCTCTGTCAAAACCTAACACACAAATGTGACGCCTTGAAGAAGGTGGAAGGAAAACACAAG GATGTGGAAAGCTGTCAGGAAAATCTCAACTCCGAACTGAGTCAACTCATGGCTGAAAAAGTGCACAGTCAGCAACAAATCAAAGACTTGGAGGATGAAGTCAAGGTGCTGACTGAAAGAGAGAAGGAGAGAAACGTGGAGTTGGAAAG GCTGAAGGAGATACTGATGAAATTATCCAGTCAGATCAAACATGATGAAGAAAAGAGAAAGTTGCTACAA GTGGAACACGAGGCCACGCAGACGGAGGTCCGTGGGCTGCAGAGTCGCCTGGATTCGAGCGAGCGCTTGGCCGAGGGACTTCGCGGGGAGCTGAGGGAGCTGGGCATCCGTCAGGGCCACGCCCACGCCGAGCTGCACCAAAGCCGCCTGCAGGTGGCCCAGTTGGGCCTGCAGCTCTCTGAGGAGAAGCTTCTTCTCAGAGAAGAGCGTGCCAACTGGGCCCTGGAGAGAGAAGCTTTCAGGAGTGCGGCGCAG gCTGACCAACAGAAAGTGGAGGACCTGAGGAGTGAGGTGCAAAGGAAGGAAGAGCAACTGCAAGCAGAGTTTTGGAGCGAGAGCGACAGTAATAGA ATGCAGGCGGATCAGCACAGTGACAAGAAACAACTGATGGTGCCAGCACTTGTGGACCCAGTTTTCAG TGAATTGATGGGCTCCATCATGTGGTGA
- the LOC133483163 gene encoding retinoic acid receptor gamma-A-like isoform X4 has protein sequence MVYTCHRDKNCQINKVTRNRCQYCRLQKCFEVGMSKEAVRNDRNKKKKDVKEEAVLPENYELSGELEELVNKVSKAHQETFPSLCQLGKYTTNSSSDHRVQLDLGLWDKFSELSTKCIIKIVEFAKRLPGFTTLTIADQITLLKSACLDILMLRICTRYTPEQDTMTFSDGLTLNRTQMHNAGFGPLTDLVFAFAGQLLPLEMDDTETGLLSAICLICGDRMDLEEPEKVDKLQEPLLEALKIYTRRRRPNKPHMFPRMLMKVTDLRGISTKGAERAITLKMEIPGPMPPLIREMLENPDAFEDSSDSAESPVPTTAALPPPPPAVQAIKQEEKSTYESAVEEEEEDEDEDYWDEDRERLADSDAEPWGEVAAGGSSTHKKSGTTQ, from the exons ATGGTGTACACGTGCCACCGAGACAAGAACTGCCAGATCAACAAAGTGACCCGCAACCGCTGTCAGTACTGTCGGTTGCAAAAGTGCTTCGAGGTGGGCATGTCCAAAGAAGCAGTGCGTAACGAcaggaacaagaagaagaaggacgTGAAAGAGGAGGCGGTGCTGCCCGAGAACTACGAGCTGAGCGGCGAGCTGGAGGAGCTCGTCAACAAAGTCAGCAAAGCTCACCAGGAGACATTTCCATCACTGTGCCAGCTGGGCAAATACACCACA aACTCAAGCTCTGACCACAGAGTCCAGCTCGACTTGGGCCTGTGGGACAAGTTCAGCGAGCTGTCCACAAAGTGCATCATCAAGATTGTGGAGTTTGCCAAGCGACTACCTGGCTTCACTACGCTAACCATCGCCGACCAGATCACCCTCCTCAAATCTGCATGTCTGGACATCCTG atGCTGAGGATATGCACGCGCTACACCCCCGAGCAAGACACCATGACCTTCTCCGATGGCCTGACCCTCAACAGAACCCAGATGCATAACGCCGGCTTCGGCCCGCTCACAGACCTGGTGTTCGCCTTCGCCGGGCAGCTCCTGCCTTTGGAAATGGACGACACTGAGACGGGCCTCCTCAGTGCCATCTGCCTCATTTGCGGAG ACCGCATGGACCTGGAGGAACCCGAGAAGGTGGACAAGTTGCAGGAGCCGCTGCTGGAGGCACTGAAGATTTACACACGCCGCCGACGCCCAAACAAGCCTCACATGTTCCCTCGCATGCTGATGAAAGTCACCGACCTGCGGGGAATCAGCACCAAAG GTGCAGAGAGAGCCATCACACTAAAGATGGAGATCCCCGGCCCCATGCCACCGCTCATCAGGGAGATGCTGGAAAACCCGGACGCCTTCGAGGACAGCAGCGACTCGGCAGAAAGTCCCGTCCCCACTACCGCCGCACTTCCTCCGCCGCCACCCGCCGTTCAGGCCATCAAGCAGGAGGAGAAGTCCACGTACGAGTCGgcggtggaggaggaagaggaggatgaggacgaGGACTACTGGGACGAGGACAGGGAGCGGCTGGCGGACAGTGACGCCGAGCCTTGGGGGGAGGTGGCGGCGGGGGGGTCCAGCACACACAAGAAAAGCGGGACAACGCAATAG
- the LOC133483163 gene encoding retinoic acid receptor gamma-A-like isoform X3, with protein MFDCMEALGLAPRPLYDVSAQGSCMLAKAPPFFSSLDPFAWAGTGNLQSVETQSTSSEEMVPSSPSPPPPPRVYKPCFVCQDKSSGYHYGVSSCEGCKGFFRRSIQKNMVYTCHRDKNCQINKVTRNRCQYCRLQKCFEVGMSKEAVRNDRNKKKKDVKEEAVLPENYELSGELEELVNKVSKAHQETFPSLCQLGKYTTNSSSDHRVQLDLGLWDKFSELSTKCIIKIVEFAKRLPGFTTLTIADQITLLKSACLDILMLRICTRYTPEQDTMTFSDGLTLNRTQMHNAGFGPLTDLVFAFAGQLLPLEMDDTETGLLSAICLICGDRMDLEEPEKVDKLQEPLLEALKIYTRRRRPNKPHMFPRMLMKVTDLRGISTKGAERAITLKMEIPGPMPPLIREMLENPDAFEDSSDSAESPVPTTAALPPPPPAVQAIKQEEKSTYESAVEEEEEDEDEDYWDEDRERLADSDAEPWGEVAAGGSSTHKKSGTTQ; from the exons ATGTTTGACTGCATGGAGGCTCTAGGGCTGGCCCCGCGGCCTCTCTATGATGTGTCTGCACAGGGCTCCTGCATGCTGGCCAAGGCCCCCCCGTTCTTCTCCAGCCTGGACCCCTTCGCCTGGGCCGGGACCGGCAACCTTCAGT CCGTGGAGACCCAGAGCACCAGCTCAGAGGAGATGGTGCCCAGCTCGCCTTCTCCTCCGCCGCCACCTCGCGTCTACAAGCCCTGCTTCGTGTGCCAGGACAAGTCGTCTGGATACCACTATGGTGTCAGCTCCTGCGAGGGCTGCAAG GGTTTCTTCCGGCGCAGCATCCAAAAGAACATGGTGTACACGTGCCACCGAGACAAGAACTGCCAGATCAACAAAGTGACCCGCAACCGCTGTCAGTACTGTCGGTTGCAAAAGTGCTTCGAGGTGGGCATGTCCAAAGAAGCAGTGCGTAACGAcaggaacaagaagaagaaggacgTGAAAGAGGAGGCGGTGCTGCCCGAGAACTACGAGCTGAGCGGCGAGCTGGAGGAGCTCGTCAACAAAGTCAGCAAAGCTCACCAGGAGACATTTCCATCACTGTGCCAGCTGGGCAAATACACCACA aACTCAAGCTCTGACCACAGAGTCCAGCTCGACTTGGGCCTGTGGGACAAGTTCAGCGAGCTGTCCACAAAGTGCATCATCAAGATTGTGGAGTTTGCCAAGCGACTACCTGGCTTCACTACGCTAACCATCGCCGACCAGATCACCCTCCTCAAATCTGCATGTCTGGACATCCTG atGCTGAGGATATGCACGCGCTACACCCCCGAGCAAGACACCATGACCTTCTCCGATGGCCTGACCCTCAACAGAACCCAGATGCATAACGCCGGCTTCGGCCCGCTCACAGACCTGGTGTTCGCCTTCGCCGGGCAGCTCCTGCCTTTGGAAATGGACGACACTGAGACGGGCCTCCTCAGTGCCATCTGCCTCATTTGCGGAG ACCGCATGGACCTGGAGGAACCCGAGAAGGTGGACAAGTTGCAGGAGCCGCTGCTGGAGGCACTGAAGATTTACACACGCCGCCGACGCCCAAACAAGCCTCACATGTTCCCTCGCATGCTGATGAAAGTCACCGACCTGCGGGGAATCAGCACCAAAG GTGCAGAGAGAGCCATCACACTAAAGATGGAGATCCCCGGCCCCATGCCACCGCTCATCAGGGAGATGCTGGAAAACCCGGACGCCTTCGAGGACAGCAGCGACTCGGCAGAAAGTCCCGTCCCCACTACCGCCGCACTTCCTCCGCCGCCACCCGCCGTTCAGGCCATCAAGCAGGAGGAGAAGTCCACGTACGAGTCGgcggtggaggaggaagaggaggatgaggacgaGGACTACTGGGACGAGGACAGGGAGCGGCTGGCGGACAGTGACGCCGAGCCTTGGGGGGAGGTGGCGGCGGGGGGGTCCAGCACACACAAGAAAAGCGGGACAACGCAATAG
- the LOC133483163 gene encoding retinoic acid receptor gamma-A-like isoform X1 has translation MATNREHQLRHMAGFPRTMYPFPFNAMRSHSPFDLLASSNLFGRFGADLPKEMAALWLAPRPLYDVSAQGSCMLAKAPPFFSSLDPFAWAGTGNLQSVETQSTSSEEMVPSSPSPPPPPRVYKPCFVCQDKSSGYHYGVSSCEGCKGFFRRSIQKNMVYTCHRDKNCQINKVTRNRCQYCRLQKCFEVGMSKEAVRNDRNKKKKDVKEEAVLPENYELSGELEELVNKVSKAHQETFPSLCQLGKYTTNSSSDHRVQLDLGLWDKFSELSTKCIIKIVEFAKRLPGFTTLTIADQITLLKSACLDILMLRICTRYTPEQDTMTFSDGLTLNRTQMHNAGFGPLTDLVFAFAGQLLPLEMDDTETGLLSAICLICGDRMDLEEPEKVDKLQEPLLEALKIYTRRRRPNKPHMFPRMLMKVTDLRGISTKGAERAITLKMEIPGPMPPLIREMLENPDAFEDSSDSAESPVPTTAALPPPPPAVQAIKQEEKSTYESAVEEEEEDEDEDYWDEDRERLADSDAEPWGEVAAGGSSTHKKSGTTQ, from the exons atggcaaccaacaGGGAGCATCAACTGCGTCATATGGCCGGCTTCCCTCGCACCATGTACCCTTTCCCCTTCAATGCCATGAGGAGCCACTCCCCCTTTGATCTGTTGGCCAGCAGCAACCTTTTTGGTCGCTTTGGGGCAGACCTTCCCAAAGAGATGGCGGCATTGT GGCTGGCCCCGCGGCCTCTCTATGATGTGTCTGCACAGGGCTCCTGCATGCTGGCCAAGGCCCCCCCGTTCTTCTCCAGCCTGGACCCCTTCGCCTGGGCCGGGACCGGCAACCTTCAGT CCGTGGAGACCCAGAGCACCAGCTCAGAGGAGATGGTGCCCAGCTCGCCTTCTCCTCCGCCGCCACCTCGCGTCTACAAGCCCTGCTTCGTGTGCCAGGACAAGTCGTCTGGATACCACTATGGTGTCAGCTCCTGCGAGGGCTGCAAG GGTTTCTTCCGGCGCAGCATCCAAAAGAACATGGTGTACACGTGCCACCGAGACAAGAACTGCCAGATCAACAAAGTGACCCGCAACCGCTGTCAGTACTGTCGGTTGCAAAAGTGCTTCGAGGTGGGCATGTCCAAAGAAGCAGTGCGTAACGAcaggaacaagaagaagaaggacgTGAAAGAGGAGGCGGTGCTGCCCGAGAACTACGAGCTGAGCGGCGAGCTGGAGGAGCTCGTCAACAAAGTCAGCAAAGCTCACCAGGAGACATTTCCATCACTGTGCCAGCTGGGCAAATACACCACA aACTCAAGCTCTGACCACAGAGTCCAGCTCGACTTGGGCCTGTGGGACAAGTTCAGCGAGCTGTCCACAAAGTGCATCATCAAGATTGTGGAGTTTGCCAAGCGACTACCTGGCTTCACTACGCTAACCATCGCCGACCAGATCACCCTCCTCAAATCTGCATGTCTGGACATCCTG atGCTGAGGATATGCACGCGCTACACCCCCGAGCAAGACACCATGACCTTCTCCGATGGCCTGACCCTCAACAGAACCCAGATGCATAACGCCGGCTTCGGCCCGCTCACAGACCTGGTGTTCGCCTTCGCCGGGCAGCTCCTGCCTTTGGAAATGGACGACACTGAGACGGGCCTCCTCAGTGCCATCTGCCTCATTTGCGGAG ACCGCATGGACCTGGAGGAACCCGAGAAGGTGGACAAGTTGCAGGAGCCGCTGCTGGAGGCACTGAAGATTTACACACGCCGCCGACGCCCAAACAAGCCTCACATGTTCCCTCGCATGCTGATGAAAGTCACCGACCTGCGGGGAATCAGCACCAAAG GTGCAGAGAGAGCCATCACACTAAAGATGGAGATCCCCGGCCCCATGCCACCGCTCATCAGGGAGATGCTGGAAAACCCGGACGCCTTCGAGGACAGCAGCGACTCGGCAGAAAGTCCCGTCCCCACTACCGCCGCACTTCCTCCGCCGCCACCCGCCGTTCAGGCCATCAAGCAGGAGGAGAAGTCCACGTACGAGTCGgcggtggaggaggaagaggaggatgaggacgaGGACTACTGGGACGAGGACAGGGAGCGGCTGGCGGACAGTGACGCCGAGCCTTGGGGGGAGGTGGCGGCGGGGGGGTCCAGCACACACAAGAAAAGCGGGACAACGCAATAG
- the LOC133483163 gene encoding retinoic acid receptor gamma-like isoform X2, producing MATNREHQLRHMAGFPRTMYPFPFNAMRSHSPFDLLASSNLFGRFGADLPKEMAALSVETQSTSSEEMVPSSPSPPPPPRVYKPCFVCQDKSSGYHYGVSSCEGCKGFFRRSIQKNMVYTCHRDKNCQINKVTRNRCQYCRLQKCFEVGMSKEAVRNDRNKKKKDVKEEAVLPENYELSGELEELVNKVSKAHQETFPSLCQLGKYTTNSSSDHRVQLDLGLWDKFSELSTKCIIKIVEFAKRLPGFTTLTIADQITLLKSACLDILMLRICTRYTPEQDTMTFSDGLTLNRTQMHNAGFGPLTDLVFAFAGQLLPLEMDDTETGLLSAICLICGDRMDLEEPEKVDKLQEPLLEALKIYTRRRRPNKPHMFPRMLMKVTDLRGISTKGAERAITLKMEIPGPMPPLIREMLENPDAFEDSSDSAESPVPTTAALPPPPPAVQAIKQEEKSTYESAVEEEEEDEDEDYWDEDRERLADSDAEPWGEVAAGGSSTHKKSGTTQ from the exons atggcaaccaacaGGGAGCATCAACTGCGTCATATGGCCGGCTTCCCTCGCACCATGTACCCTTTCCCCTTCAATGCCATGAGGAGCCACTCCCCCTTTGATCTGTTGGCCAGCAGCAACCTTTTTGGTCGCTTTGGGGCAGACCTTCCCAAAGAGATGGCGGCATTGT CCGTGGAGACCCAGAGCACCAGCTCAGAGGAGATGGTGCCCAGCTCGCCTTCTCCTCCGCCGCCACCTCGCGTCTACAAGCCCTGCTTCGTGTGCCAGGACAAGTCGTCTGGATACCACTATGGTGTCAGCTCCTGCGAGGGCTGCAAG GGTTTCTTCCGGCGCAGCATCCAAAAGAACATGGTGTACACGTGCCACCGAGACAAGAACTGCCAGATCAACAAAGTGACCCGCAACCGCTGTCAGTACTGTCGGTTGCAAAAGTGCTTCGAGGTGGGCATGTCCAAAGAAGCAGTGCGTAACGAcaggaacaagaagaagaaggacgTGAAAGAGGAGGCGGTGCTGCCCGAGAACTACGAGCTGAGCGGCGAGCTGGAGGAGCTCGTCAACAAAGTCAGCAAAGCTCACCAGGAGACATTTCCATCACTGTGCCAGCTGGGCAAATACACCACA aACTCAAGCTCTGACCACAGAGTCCAGCTCGACTTGGGCCTGTGGGACAAGTTCAGCGAGCTGTCCACAAAGTGCATCATCAAGATTGTGGAGTTTGCCAAGCGACTACCTGGCTTCACTACGCTAACCATCGCCGACCAGATCACCCTCCTCAAATCTGCATGTCTGGACATCCTG atGCTGAGGATATGCACGCGCTACACCCCCGAGCAAGACACCATGACCTTCTCCGATGGCCTGACCCTCAACAGAACCCAGATGCATAACGCCGGCTTCGGCCCGCTCACAGACCTGGTGTTCGCCTTCGCCGGGCAGCTCCTGCCTTTGGAAATGGACGACACTGAGACGGGCCTCCTCAGTGCCATCTGCCTCATTTGCGGAG ACCGCATGGACCTGGAGGAACCCGAGAAGGTGGACAAGTTGCAGGAGCCGCTGCTGGAGGCACTGAAGATTTACACACGCCGCCGACGCCCAAACAAGCCTCACATGTTCCCTCGCATGCTGATGAAAGTCACCGACCTGCGGGGAATCAGCACCAAAG GTGCAGAGAGAGCCATCACACTAAAGATGGAGATCCCCGGCCCCATGCCACCGCTCATCAGGGAGATGCTGGAAAACCCGGACGCCTTCGAGGACAGCAGCGACTCGGCAGAAAGTCCCGTCCCCACTACCGCCGCACTTCCTCCGCCGCCACCCGCCGTTCAGGCCATCAAGCAGGAGGAGAAGTCCACGTACGAGTCGgcggtggaggaggaagaggaggatgaggacgaGGACTACTGGGACGAGGACAGGGAGCGGCTGGCGGACAGTGACGCCGAGCCTTGGGGGGAGGTGGCGGCGGGGGGGTCCAGCACACACAAGAAAAGCGGGACAACGCAATAG